One window from the genome of Candidatus Didemnitutus sp. encodes:
- a CDS encoding tetratricopeptide repeat protein — protein sequence MSRPSRTTFAPAAAPLGSPTFWWCALIALAVFAAYLPALRGAFLWDDDGHVTRTDLRSLGGLLRIWFEIGATQQYYPVLHSAFWFEHRLWGDAPLGYHLVNILQHAANACLFALVLRRLAVPGAWFAALLFALHPACVESVAWISEQKNTLSALFYLSAALAWLRFDDERRPRSYVLASALFVLALLTKTVTASLPAALLVVTWWRRGRLDWRHDVLPLLPWFAAGAAMGLLTAHFESELIGAKGSAFELGAGARLLLAARVPWHYLASLVWPLDLTFIYPRWIVDAFVWWQWLFPLATLGALGLATWRARRGERAWLAAALLCGGTLFPVLGFVNVYPFLFSFVADHFAYLANLALFALAGAGAALAFARFGRGATLGTFLAVLGGLFALTWSQAGIYRDEAALWRATLARNPDCWLAHNNLALVLAAEGERADAVAHLETALRLRPDFPEGLNNLAGQLVDAGRAAEAKPLADRALALLPKFPAALNTRGRAALALGDVAGAERDFATAVQLDPRFVNAWCNRGVAAMTRGRPAEALTHFTRAAELDPADAQAAFLVGATLVELRRPAEAVPHLSRALELNPEHAPAHLQLARALRQLGRVAEAAEHERAAAELDPSLRR from the coding sequence GTGTCTCGTCCTTCACGAACAACCTTCGCGCCCGCCGCCGCGCCGCTTGGCTCGCCCACGTTCTGGTGGTGCGCTCTGATTGCGCTCGCGGTCTTCGCCGCTTATCTGCCGGCGTTGCGCGGCGCGTTTCTCTGGGACGACGACGGCCACGTCACGCGCACCGACCTCCGCTCGCTCGGCGGCTTGCTCCGCATCTGGTTCGAGATCGGTGCGACGCAGCAATACTACCCGGTGCTCCACTCGGCGTTCTGGTTCGAGCACCGGCTCTGGGGCGACGCCCCGCTCGGCTATCATCTCGTCAATATTCTCCAACACGCCGCGAACGCCTGCCTCTTCGCGCTCGTGCTGCGCCGCCTCGCCGTGCCGGGCGCGTGGTTCGCCGCGCTGCTCTTCGCGCTGCATCCGGCGTGCGTCGAGTCCGTCGCTTGGATTTCCGAACAGAAGAACACGCTCTCCGCGCTGTTCTATCTCTCCGCCGCGCTGGCGTGGCTGCGTTTCGACGACGAACGCCGTCCGCGTTCCTACGTCCTCGCGAGTGCGCTCTTCGTCCTCGCGTTGCTCACGAAAACCGTCACCGCCTCGCTCCCCGCCGCGCTGCTCGTTGTGACTTGGTGGCGTCGCGGCCGTCTCGACTGGCGGCACGATGTCCTCCCGCTGCTGCCATGGTTCGCCGCCGGCGCGGCGATGGGACTGCTGACAGCGCACTTCGAAAGCGAACTGATCGGCGCGAAAGGCAGCGCCTTTGAACTCGGTGCCGGCGCGCGCCTGTTGCTCGCCGCCCGCGTGCCGTGGCACTACCTCGCCTCGCTCGTCTGGCCGCTCGACCTGACCTTCATCTATCCGCGCTGGATCGTCGACGCTTTCGTGTGGTGGCAATGGCTCTTCCCGCTCGCGACGCTCGGCGCCCTCGGCCTCGCGACATGGCGGGCGCGCCGCGGCGAACGCGCGTGGCTCGCGGCGGCGCTGCTCTGCGGCGGCACGCTGTTCCCGGTGCTCGGGTTCGTGAACGTCTATCCGTTTCTGTTTTCGTTCGTCGCCGATCATTTCGCCTACCTCGCCAACCTCGCGCTCTTCGCTCTCGCCGGCGCGGGCGCGGCACTCGCGTTCGCTCGCTTTGGGCGCGGCGCGACGCTCGGCACCTTCCTCGCCGTGCTCGGCGGACTCTTCGCGCTGACGTGGAGTCAGGCGGGCATCTATCGCGACGAGGCCGCGCTCTGGCGCGCCACGCTGGCGCGGAATCCCGACTGCTGGCTCGCGCACAACAACCTCGCGCTCGTCCTCGCCGCCGAAGGCGAACGCGCGGACGCCGTGGCGCACCTCGAAACCGCGTTGCGCCTGCGCCCGGATTTTCCCGAAGGATTGAACAATCTCGCCGGCCAGCTCGTCGACGCGGGCCGCGCCGCCGAGGCGAAACCGCTCGCCGATCGCGCGCTGGCGCTGCTGCCGAAATTCCCCGCCGCGCTCAACACCCGCGGCCGCGCCGCCCTCGCTCTCGGCGATGTCGCCGGCGCCGAGCGCGATTTTGCGACGGCGGTGCAACTCGATCCGCGCTTCGTGAACGCGTGGTGCAATCGCGGCGTGGCCGCCATGACGCGCGGTCGTCCGGCCGAGGCGCTGACGCATTTCACCCGCGCGGCGGAGCTCGATCCGGCGGATGCGCAGGCGGCGTTCCTCGTCGGCGCAACCCTCGTCGAGCTGCGCCGGCCCGCCGAGGCCGTGCCGCACCTCTCTCGCGCGCTCGAACTCAACCCGGAGCACGCGCCCGCGCACTTGCAACTCGCGCGCGCCCTGCGGCAACTCGGCCGCGTGGCCGAGGCCGCGGAGCACGAGCGCGCCGCCGCGGAACTCGATCCGTCGCTGCGCCGTTGA
- a CDS encoding tetratricopeptide repeat protein, with translation MERLPQKVRSGLLALGCLAVLFVFFSPPFAAWRAWARAPEIGFLPETRRGVAVLEQAKALGAPVVDPLHSAIQWRLLFPAVARGLGLPAWALFGFAHVGALLALWFLIEHAKARGATWGEAAFVALLAGAGAWFFAATGWLGYYDSWVVLGLLAVAFAARREWGWLACLAVPWIDERFVLAVPLALLCRQLDGDDGRRGNWKSECGMPLALCAAFAVVRLAVLPGSVANATVSGYLAWLDFSKTPWTQFVWGVWEGWRGGWVLIAVAVWAVAQRRGTTIALTLGAASAAVLLVGLLTAQDFGRSMMLLAPLVGLGAGAWGGVTWPGKRRALVGLAGAALVLPAHQVMSDAAMPVMTLNHELGARREPPPRLSPAAYELSGVVEMERGNPQKAEIALTIAIKLDERPTSACKHRGLLYASAQRWSEARQDFRTWAENDERDPDAWLLVAQAEAALGNTAEARVELQRALGLASKEWAARPDVARFRARLGM, from the coding sequence GTGGAACGTTTACCCCAGAAAGTTCGCTCGGGCCTGCTGGCGCTCGGCTGTCTTGCGGTGCTGTTCGTTTTTTTCAGTCCGCCGTTTGCCGCGTGGCGGGCGTGGGCGCGGGCGCCCGAAATCGGTTTTCTGCCGGAGACGCGGCGCGGGGTCGCGGTGCTCGAGCAGGCGAAGGCGCTGGGCGCGCCGGTCGTCGATCCGCTGCACAGCGCGATTCAGTGGCGGCTGCTGTTCCCCGCGGTGGCGCGCGGGCTGGGTTTGCCGGCGTGGGCGCTGTTCGGGTTCGCGCATGTGGGAGCGCTGCTGGCGCTGTGGTTTTTGATCGAACATGCGAAGGCGCGCGGCGCGACGTGGGGCGAGGCGGCGTTCGTCGCGCTGCTGGCTGGAGCGGGCGCGTGGTTTTTTGCGGCGACAGGCTGGCTCGGTTACTACGATTCGTGGGTCGTGCTCGGATTGCTCGCGGTGGCGTTCGCGGCGCGGCGCGAGTGGGGCTGGCTGGCGTGCCTCGCGGTGCCGTGGATCGATGAGCGCTTCGTGCTGGCGGTGCCGCTGGCGCTGCTGTGCCGGCAGCTCGATGGCGACGATGGGCGCCGCGGAAATTGGAAAAGCGAATGTGGCATGCCGCTGGCGCTGTGCGCGGCGTTCGCCGTCGTGCGGCTGGCGGTGTTGCCGGGGAGCGTGGCGAACGCAACCGTCAGCGGCTACCTCGCGTGGCTGGATTTTTCGAAGACGCCGTGGACGCAGTTCGTCTGGGGCGTGTGGGAAGGCTGGCGCGGCGGCTGGGTGCTAATCGCGGTTGCCGTGTGGGCGGTGGCGCAGCGGCGCGGCACGACCATCGCCCTGACGCTCGGTGCCGCGAGCGCGGCGGTGCTGCTCGTCGGTTTGCTGACGGCGCAGGACTTCGGACGCTCGATGATGCTGCTCGCGCCGCTCGTGGGGCTGGGTGCGGGAGCGTGGGGCGGCGTGACGTGGCCGGGCAAGAGGCGCGCGCTGGTCGGCCTCGCGGGCGCGGCGCTGGTGTTGCCGGCGCATCAGGTGATGAGCGATGCGGCGATGCCGGTGATGACGTTGAACCACGAACTCGGCGCGCGGCGCGAGCCGCCGCCGCGGCTGTCGCCGGCGGCCTATGAGTTGAGCGGCGTCGTGGAGATGGAGCGCGGCAATCCGCAGAAGGCGGAGATCGCGCTGACGATCGCGATCAAACTGGACGAGCGACCGACGAGCGCGTGCAAGCACCGCGGCCTGCTCTATGCCAGCGCGCAGCGGTGGAGCGAGGCGCGGCAGGATTTCCGGACTTGGGCGGAGAACGACGAGCGCGATCCGGATGCGTGGCTGCTGGTCGCGCAGGCGGAGGCGGCGCTCGGCAACACGGCGGAGGCGCGGGTGGAGTTGCAGCGCGCGCTCGGGCTGGCATCGAAGGAATGGGCGGCGCGGCCGGACGTGGCGCGGTTTCGGGCGCGGCTGGGGATGTGA
- a CDS encoding glycoside hydrolase family 28 protein → MPQLQRPIFPVRSVSIVEHGAVEGGTTKNTAAIARAIEAVAQAGGGRVVIPAGRWLTGPIHLRSNIDLHLAEGAVVVFSDVFEDYLPPVFVRVGGIECFNYSPLIYARGCENIAITGPGRLDGNGAAWWPWKKSEQSGLPALAAKGVPVEQRVFGTRAAAIRPSFVSFVECRNVLLEGFTIGSGPNWTLHPVYCENVIVRRVNVDTDGPNNDGLDPDSCRNVLVEYCTFSTGDDCVVLKSGYNEDGWRVARPTENVVMRHCTSRRGHGGIVIGSEMSGDVRNVYAHDCDFVGTDRVLRIKSRPDRGGIVENVWVENITARDLKYEVAILNLDYSADPSAVAQQRPPLFRNVTVRKVAASGVPVAVRITGLPDSPVQNVLFEDCAIVSARGVLATHARDLVFRRCALSPATGGPFVLDAVSGATVDGQPIAAAPRQP, encoded by the coding sequence ATGCCGCAGCTGCAGCGGCCGATTTTCCCCGTGCGCAGCGTGAGCATCGTCGAGCACGGCGCAGTTGAGGGCGGCACGACGAAGAACACCGCCGCGATCGCGCGTGCCATCGAGGCCGTCGCGCAGGCCGGCGGCGGTCGCGTCGTGATTCCCGCCGGGCGCTGGCTGACCGGACCGATCCATCTGCGCAGCAATATCGACCTGCATCTCGCCGAGGGAGCGGTGGTGGTGTTCAGCGACGTGTTCGAGGATTACCTGCCGCCGGTCTTCGTGCGCGTCGGCGGCATCGAGTGTTTCAACTACTCGCCGCTCATCTACGCGCGCGGTTGCGAAAACATCGCGATCACCGGTCCCGGCCGCCTCGACGGCAACGGCGCCGCGTGGTGGCCGTGGAAAAAATCCGAGCAGAGCGGCCTGCCCGCGCTCGCCGCGAAAGGCGTGCCGGTCGAGCAGCGCGTCTTCGGCACGCGCGCCGCCGCGATCCGGCCGAGCTTCGTGTCGTTCGTTGAGTGCCGCAACGTGCTCCTCGAGGGCTTCACCATCGGCAGCGGCCCGAATTGGACGCTGCACCCGGTTTATTGCGAGAACGTCATCGTCCGCCGCGTGAACGTCGACACCGACGGCCCGAACAACGACGGCCTCGACCCCGATTCCTGCCGCAACGTCCTCGTCGAATACTGCACCTTTTCCACCGGCGACGACTGCGTCGTGCTGAAGTCCGGCTACAACGAGGACGGCTGGCGCGTCGCGCGCCCGACGGAGAACGTCGTCATGCGCCATTGCACCAGCCGGCGCGGCCACGGCGGCATCGTCATCGGCAGCGAGATGTCAGGCGACGTGCGCAACGTCTACGCGCACGATTGCGACTTCGTCGGCACCGATCGCGTGCTGCGCATCAAGTCCCGCCCCGACCGCGGCGGCATCGTGGAGAACGTCTGGGTCGAGAACATCACCGCGCGCGACCTGAAATACGAAGTCGCGATTCTGAACCTGGATTACTCGGCCGACCCGAGCGCCGTCGCGCAGCAGCGCCCGCCGCTGTTCCGCAACGTCACCGTGCGCAAGGTCGCCGCGAGTGGCGTGCCCGTCGCCGTGCGCATCACCGGCCTGCCCGACTCGCCGGTGCAGAACGTCCTTTTCGAGGACTGCGCGATCGTCTCCGCGCGCGGCGTCCTCGCCACCCACGCGCGCGACCTCGTGTTTCGCCGTTGCGCGCTTTCCCCCGCGACCGGCGGACCGTTCGTCCTCGACGCCGTCAGCGGCGCGACCGTCGACGGCCAGCCGATCGCCGCCGCGCCGCGCCAGCCGTGA
- a CDS encoding TonB-dependent receptor plug domain-containing protein: MNIRHRLPTSPRLCLALVTLAACAGSALAQSAPTAAGTTPAPADEPRSKLTAANTAVAAAPTAAPEEVVTLSPFEVKSDTKGYYSSNTMSGTRFNTKLEDLGSSITVMTKEQMSDFAMLDINDVFLYTAGAEGTGTFTDFTVDRNGQLADNVQLNPTQANRLRGISSANISYNNYEMSGRMPIDPLLIEGIEITRGPNASVFGLGNASGTVNQVATTANLTRQISRVELRADDWDGFRTTLDLNRVLIKDKLAIRVNGGFQHDGFVRKPSGVNTRRYDAFIKYKPFRNTTITAAYLDYRMNGNRPNYTPPRDYVSDWIAGGKATWDPVLQQIHLNGQTVGTYTSDNVIFNTLGLSRAGTMQTRANLYVDQNGIAYWTAPNTNNLAVAIPTPTANNQTIRLLQTSVNLGTATASPGRYTNQPLWTTTPTVSNKDIYDWSDINVSSVNRLMDRTQVYNAQLDQIILDTPRQMLAVQLGALREDNERYARTPLGNSGTSGQSGQLFVDINEKNLDGTPNPFFGKTYLAATEPLTKWMPSKWDTYRAQMAYRLDLRNESGLLKWLGVQQFSAYDEYKYRVSRVFSYREALTSSPSWLGAVTTANYGRANQASVSGGPAAGPNILRQYIRYYVGGNMNGVVDRAPSDFAFGTYPFTWGGYTVSGNLPTNSGTFFRDPQTLDLIATTDSTGGANNLKQIIKTPGAVLQSQFLDNKLVTVVGYREDSVYSKAGTAPGLVNNNTEHDFTRDNSWVSGDYRTNKGRTKTLSVVARPLRDLASLNRTADTDTGILGYVANVARSLSLTYNKSDNFIPQPPAIDLFLRPLPNVTGKGTDYGFWLPLNDKFVLRFNKWKTNQYNARDGDANTIAQRVLRKDILYGGGTLDAWNLPTLIRDTWYPGLTGAALDAQTEAITKIPTATAQALAAAFQAGTLAATNDIEAKGTEIELNYNPTKFWTVAGSATETESVSTNISSAIQEYIDLRTPVWTTIVDPLKTAAAGSNVLWWTSTYGSNTPQANHAVFVTAPYSVIKQQEGKSKPSVRKYAFKLSSSFQLAALTDNKILKNFKVGGAIRWEDKGAIGYYGKNYQALLAANQPITELDANNPVYDKAHAYFDAFVSYRTKLWGGKVGATFQLNVRNIQEDGRLQPIGAFPDGTPNAFRIVDPRQFFLSATFDL; the protein is encoded by the coding sequence ATGAACATCCGCCATCGACTGCCCACGTCGCCCCGCCTCTGCCTGGCGTTGGTGACTCTCGCCGCCTGCGCCGGCTCGGCGCTCGCACAATCGGCCCCCACTGCCGCCGGCACGACGCCCGCGCCCGCCGATGAACCGCGCTCCAAACTCACCGCGGCGAACACCGCCGTCGCCGCCGCGCCCACCGCGGCGCCCGAGGAGGTCGTCACGCTTTCGCCGTTCGAGGTGAAGTCCGACACCAAGGGCTACTATTCCTCGAACACGATGTCCGGCACGCGCTTCAACACGAAGCTCGAGGACCTCGGCTCCTCCATCACCGTCATGACGAAGGAGCAGATGTCCGACTTCGCGATGCTCGATATCAACGACGTGTTCCTCTACACCGCCGGCGCCGAAGGCACGGGCACGTTCACCGACTTCACCGTCGACCGCAACGGCCAGCTCGCCGACAACGTCCAGCTGAACCCCACGCAAGCCAACCGCCTGCGCGGCATCAGCTCGGCCAACATCTCCTACAACAACTACGAGATGTCCGGCCGCATGCCCATCGATCCGCTCCTCATCGAAGGCATCGAGATCACCCGTGGCCCCAACGCCAGCGTCTTCGGCCTCGGCAACGCCTCCGGCACCGTCAATCAGGTCGCGACCACCGCCAACCTCACGCGTCAGATTTCGCGCGTCGAACTCCGCGCCGACGACTGGGACGGCTTCCGCACGACCCTCGACCTCAACCGCGTCCTCATCAAGGACAAGCTCGCCATCCGCGTGAACGGCGGCTTCCAGCACGACGGCTTCGTCCGCAAGCCCTCCGGCGTGAACACCCGCCGCTACGACGCATTCATCAAATACAAGCCCTTCCGGAACACGACCATCACGGCCGCGTATCTCGACTACCGCATGAACGGCAACCGCCCGAACTACACCCCGCCGCGCGACTACGTCAGCGACTGGATTGCCGGCGGCAAGGCCACCTGGGATCCCGTGCTCCAGCAGATTCACCTCAATGGCCAGACGGTCGGCACCTACACCTCCGACAACGTCATCTTCAACACCCTCGGCCTCTCCCGCGCCGGCACGATGCAGACCCGCGCCAACCTCTACGTCGACCAGAACGGCATCGCCTACTGGACCGCGCCGAACACCAACAACCTCGCGGTCGCGATCCCCACGCCCACGGCGAACAACCAGACGATCCGCCTTCTCCAGACCAGCGTGAACCTCGGCACCGCCACCGCCTCGCCCGGCCGCTACACCAACCAGCCGCTCTGGACCACCACGCCCACCGTTTCCAACAAGGACATCTACGACTGGTCCGACATCAACGTCTCCTCCGTCAACCGCCTGATGGACCGCACCCAGGTCTACAACGCCCAGCTCGACCAGATCATCCTCGACACCCCGCGCCAGATGCTCGCCGTCCAGCTCGGCGCCCTCCGCGAGGACAACGAGCGCTACGCCCGCACCCCGCTCGGCAACTCCGGCACTTCCGGCCAGAGCGGCCAGCTCTTCGTCGACATCAACGAGAAGAACCTCGACGGCACGCCGAATCCCTTCTTCGGCAAAACCTACCTCGCCGCCACCGAGCCGCTCACCAAGTGGATGCCCTCCAAGTGGGACACCTACCGCGCGCAGATGGCCTACCGCCTCGACCTCCGCAACGAGAGCGGCCTGCTCAAGTGGCTCGGCGTCCAACAATTCTCCGCCTACGACGAATACAAATACCGCGTCAGCCGCGTCTTCTCCTACCGGGAGGCCCTCACCTCCAGCCCCTCCTGGCTCGGCGCCGTCACCACCGCCAACTACGGCCGCGCCAACCAAGCCTCCGTCTCCGGCGGCCCCGCGGCCGGCCCGAACATCCTCCGCCAATACATCCGCTATTACGTCGGCGGTAACATGAACGGCGTCGTCGACCGCGCTCCGAGCGACTTCGCCTTCGGCACCTATCCGTTCACCTGGGGCGGCTACACCGTTTCGGGCAACCTTCCCACGAACAGCGGCACGTTCTTCCGCGACCCGCAGACCCTCGACCTCATCGCCACGACCGACAGCACCGGCGGCGCCAACAACCTCAAGCAGATCATCAAGACCCCCGGCGCCGTCCTCCAGAGCCAGTTCCTCGACAACAAACTCGTCACCGTCGTCGGCTACCGCGAAGACTCCGTCTACTCGAAAGCCGGCACCGCCCCCGGCTTGGTGAACAACAACACCGAGCACGACTTCACCCGCGACAACAGCTGGGTCTCCGGCGACTACCGCACCAATAAGGGCCGCACCAAGACCCTCTCCGTCGTCGCCCGCCCGCTGCGCGACCTCGCCTCGCTCAACCGCACCGCCGACACCGACACCGGCATCCTCGGCTACGTCGCCAACGTCGCCCGCAGCCTCTCGCTCACCTACAACAAGTCCGACAACTTCATCCCGCAGCCCCCCGCGATCGACCTGTTCCTCCGCCCGCTCCCGAACGTCACCGGCAAGGGCACCGACTATGGCTTCTGGCTCCCGTTGAACGACAAGTTCGTCCTCCGCTTCAACAAGTGGAAGACCAACCAATACAACGCCCGCGACGGCGACGCCAACACCATCGCCCAGCGCGTCCTCCGCAAGGACATCCTCTACGGCGGCGGCACGCTCGACGCGTGGAACCTCCCGACGCTCATCCGCGACACCTGGTATCCCGGCCTCACCGGCGCCGCCCTCGACGCGCAGACCGAGGCGATCACCAAGATCCCGACCGCCACCGCGCAGGCCCTCGCCGCCGCCTTCCAGGCCGGCACGCTCGCCGCGACGAACGACATCGAGGCCAAGGGCACCGAGATCGAGTTGAACTACAACCCGACCAAGTTCTGGACCGTCGCCGGCTCCGCCACCGAGACCGAATCGGTCAGCACGAACATCTCCAGCGCCATCCAGGAATACATCGACCTCCGCACGCCAGTGTGGACCACCATCGTCGATCCCCTCAAAACCGCCGCGGCCGGCTCCAACGTGCTCTGGTGGACCTCCACCTACGGCTCCAACACGCCGCAGGCGAACCACGCCGTCTTCGTCACTGCGCCCTACTCGGTCATCAAGCAGCAGGAAGGCAAATCCAAGCCCAGCGTCCGCAAATACGCGTTCAAGCTCAGCTCCAGCTTCCAGCTCGCCGCCCTTACCGACAATAAGATCCTCAAGAACTTCAAGGTCGGCGGCGCGATCCGCTGGGAGGACAAGGGCGCCATCGGCTACTACGGCAAGAACTACCAAGCCCTCCTCGCCGCCAATCAGCCCATCACCGAGCTCGACGCCAACAACCCCGTCTACGACAAGGCGCACGCCTACTTCGACGCCTTCGTCTCCTACCGCACCAAGCTCTGGGGCGGCAAAGTCGGCGCCACCTTCCAGCTCAACGTCCGCAACATCCAGGAAGACGGACGCCTCCAACCCATCGGCGCCTTCCCCGACGGCACACCCAATGCCTTCCGCATTGTCGATCCACGGCAATTCTTCCTCAGCGCGACGTTCGACCTCTAG
- a CDS encoding MFS transporter has protein sequence MSTASLSPAPSRGQVGQFRWAICGLLFCSVAINYVDRNIIGILKGPLSKELGWSETDYAHIASAFQFAYAFGYLLGGRLMDKIGIRRGLPLAVAVWSVAAAAHGLCALLPLGESFTLSLPWKSAGVAASLVLPFTVLGFMSARVVLGLAEGGNFPGAIKTVAEWFPQRERALATGLFNAGSNVGAIICPFAVPRMYAAWGWPITFYVTGALGLFWLLAWWWLYENPETHPRLSESERAYIREGQPADPAPAASTPAKVGWIALLGHRATWAYIAMSILAGPVWTIYMFFLPDFLQKRYQLSLVSVGNWTAVFYFVASFGGIAGGWLAGHFLGRGWTVNAARKVAMLLCAVAVLPIYLAPYVSSVWLTVLIVGLAGSAHQGWSANQFSFASDTMPKAAVSSLVGLGGFIAYFTGGFTAEIIGVVLKHTGSYASIFAVASVMYVSALLVMHLLVPRIGQK, from the coding sequence ATGAGCACCGCTTCCCTTTCCCCGGCGCCGTCCCGCGGCCAAGTCGGCCAGTTTCGCTGGGCGATCTGCGGCCTGCTCTTCTGCTCGGTCGCGATCAATTACGTCGACCGCAACATCATCGGCATCCTGAAAGGGCCCTTGAGCAAGGAGCTCGGCTGGAGCGAGACCGACTACGCGCACATCGCGTCCGCCTTCCAGTTCGCCTACGCGTTCGGCTACCTGCTCGGCGGACGTCTCATGGACAAGATCGGCATCCGCCGCGGCTTGCCGCTGGCGGTGGCGGTCTGGAGCGTCGCGGCCGCGGCGCACGGTCTCTGCGCGCTGTTGCCGCTCGGTGAATCGTTCACGCTCAGCCTGCCGTGGAAGAGCGCGGGCGTCGCGGCCTCGCTCGTGCTGCCGTTCACGGTGCTGGGCTTCATGAGCGCGCGCGTCGTGCTCGGCCTCGCAGAGGGCGGCAACTTCCCTGGCGCCATCAAGACCGTCGCCGAGTGGTTCCCGCAACGCGAGCGGGCGCTGGCCACGGGGCTCTTCAACGCCGGCTCGAACGTCGGCGCGATCATCTGCCCGTTCGCCGTGCCGCGCATGTATGCGGCGTGGGGCTGGCCGATCACGTTCTACGTCACCGGCGCGCTGGGCCTCTTCTGGCTCCTGGCTTGGTGGTGGCTCTACGAAAACCCCGAGACGCACCCGCGCCTCTCCGAGTCGGAGCGCGCCTACATCCGCGAAGGCCAGCCGGCCGATCCGGCCCCGGCCGCCAGCACGCCTGCGAAGGTCGGCTGGATCGCCTTGCTCGGCCATCGCGCCACCTGGGCCTACATCGCGATGAGCATCCTCGCCGGGCCGGTGTGGACCATCTACATGTTCTTCCTGCCGGACTTCCTGCAAAAGCGCTATCAGCTGTCGCTGGTCTCGGTCGGCAACTGGACGGCCGTGTTCTACTTCGTGGCTTCGTTCGGCGGCATCGCCGGCGGCTGGCTGGCGGGCCATTTCCTCGGCCGCGGCTGGACCGTGAACGCCGCGCGCAAGGTCGCGATGCTGCTCTGTGCCGTGGCTGTGTTGCCCATCTATCTCGCGCCGTATGTGTCGAGCGTGTGGCTGACCGTGCTGATCGTCGGGCTCGCCGGCTCGGCGCATCAAGGCTGGTCGGCCAACCAATTCAGTTTCGCGTCCGACACGATGCCCAAGGCGGCCGTCAGCTCGCTTGTCGGCCTCGGCGGGTTCATCGCGTATTTCACCGGCGGCTTCACCGCCGAGATCATCGGCGTCGTGCTGAAACACACCGGCAGCTACGCGTCGATCTTCGCCGTCGCCTCGGTGATGTATGTGTCCGCGCTGCTCGTGATGCACTTGCTCGTGCCGCGCATCGGACAAAAGTGA